Proteins encoded together in one Chroicocephalus ridibundus unplaced genomic scaffold, bChrRid1.1 SCAFFOLD_98, whole genome shotgun sequence window:
- the LOC134509337 gene encoding olfactory receptor 14J1-like: MTNSSSISQFLLLAFADTRELQLLHFGLFLGIYLAALLANGLIITTIACDHRLHTPMYFFLLNLSVLDLGSISTTVPKAMSNSLWDIRAISYWGCAAQVFLFFFFMSAEFYLLTVMSYDRYVAICKPLHYGTLMGSRACVHMAAAAWGSGFLNALLHTASTFSLPLCQGNAVDQFFCEIPQILKLSCSHSYLREVWLLVLGCSLAFVCFVFIVLSYVQIFRAVLRIPSEQGRHKAFSTCLPHLAVVSLLVSTGLFAHLKPPSISWSSLDLVVAVLYSVVPPAVNPLIYSMRNKELKDALRKLLGSHLL; this comes from the coding sequence ATgaccaacagcagctccatcagccagttcctcctcctggcattcgcagacacacgggagctgcagctcttgcactttgggctcttcctgggcatctacctggctgccctcctggccaacggcctcatcatcaccaccatcgcctgcgaccaccgcctccacacccccatgtacttcttcctcctcaacctctctgttcttgaccttggctccatctccaccactgtccccaaagccatgtccaattccctctgggacatcagggccatctcctactggggatgtgctgcacaggtctttctctttttcttttttatgtcagcagagttttatcttctcactgtcatgtcctatgaccgctacgttgccatctgcaaacccctgcactacgggaccctgatgggcagcagagcttgtgtccacatggcagcagctgcctggggcagtgggtttctcaatgctctgctgcacacggccagtacattttccctgcccctctgccagggcaatgctgtggaccagttcttctgtgaaatcccacaAATCCTCAAGCTCTCATGCTCACATTCCTACCTCAGAGAAGTTTGGCTTCTTGTATTAGGTTGTTCtttagcttttgtttgttttgtgttcatcgtgctgtcctatgtgcagatcttcagggccgtgctgaggatcccctctgagcagggacggcacaaagccttttccacgtgcctccctcacctggccgtggtctccctgcttgtcagcactggatTATTTGCTCActtgaagcccccctccatctcatggtcatccctggatctggtggtggcagtgctgtactcagtggtgcctccagcagtgaaccccctcatctacagcatgaggaacaaagagctcaaggatgccctgaggaagcTATTGGGATCCCATCTCCTTTAG
- the LOC134509319 gene encoding olfactory receptor 14J1-like, giving the protein LHYGTLIGSRACVHMAAAAWGSGFLTALLHTASTFSLPLCQGNAVDQFFCEIPQILKLSCSHSYLREVWLLVLGCSLAFVCFVFIVLSYVQIFRAVLRIPSEQGRHKAFSTCLPHLAVVSLLVSTGLFAHLKPPSISWSSLDLVVAVLYSVVPPASCTL; this is encoded by the exons ctgcactacgggaccctgattggcagcagagcttgtgtccacatggcagcagctgcctggggcagtgggtttctcactgctctcctgcacacggccagtacattttccctgcccctctgccagggcaatgctgtcgaccagttcttctgtgaaatcccacaaatcctcaagctctcctgctcacattCCTACCTCAGAGAAGTTTGGCTTCTTGTATTAGGTTGTTCtttagcttttgtgtgttttgtgttcatcgtgctgtcctatgtgcagatcttcagggccgtgctgaggatcccctctgagcagggacggcacaaagccttttccacgtgcctccctcacctggccgtggtctccctgcttgtcagcactggatTATTTGCTCActtgaagcccccctccatctcatggtcatccctggatctggtggtggcagtgctgtactcagtggtgcctcca GCCTCGTGTACcttgtga